In the genome of Oscillospiraceae bacterium, one region contains:
- a CDS encoding 6-phosphofructokinase, with translation MDNIIKHNAVVGQSGGPTAAINATLSGVIRGCIESGRIGMLYGAKNGIDGILARRFASLFDILPSDKELHELEMTPSAALGSCRKKLPDPHDSASRPLYEKIFDIFEELDIKYLFYIGGNDSMDTVYKLSLYAKANHKELYAVGVPKTIDNDLVGTDHTPGYGSAAKFIAASISEIARDLPVYDLKSVVICEIMGRDAGWLTAAAALPRAINPLDAPDLVYLPEVSFDTENFINRTELLLKQKNSVLIAVSEGIRDKDGKYISAQERGEMKDAFGHKYLSGTGKTLEMIVRERIGCKVRSIEFNLLQRCASHIASLTDITEAVLVGRTAAAAGIKGETGKFVALVRTQGDKYSCVTKLIGIEEVANKIKKVPAEFITPDGSNVTDTCVKYLLPLIAGEVNLEYVNGMPKHFIIK, from the coding sequence ATGGATAATATAATAAAACACAATGCCGTTGTCGGACAATCGGGTGGACCAACTGCCGCAATTAACGCGACACTTTCTGGGGTAATACGCGGTTGCATCGAAAGCGGCAGGATCGGGATGCTATACGGAGCTAAAAACGGAATCGACGGTATACTCGCCAGACGTTTCGCGTCGCTTTTTGATATTCTGCCATCAGATAAAGAGCTTCATGAATTAGAAATGACGCCATCGGCCGCGCTCGGTTCGTGCCGTAAAAAGCTGCCCGATCCGCATGACTCCGCATCAAGACCTCTATATGAAAAGATTTTTGATATTTTTGAAGAGCTGGATATTAAATATTTGTTTTATATCGGCGGAAACGATTCGATGGACACGGTATATAAGCTTTCGTTATATGCCAAAGCAAACCATAAAGAATTATATGCGGTAGGAGTTCCGAAGACTATAGATAACGACCTTGTCGGAACGGATCATACGCCCGGTTACGGTTCGGCCGCTAAATTCATCGCCGCATCTATTTCAGAAATCGCCCGCGACCTGCCGGTTTACGATCTTAAATCCGTCGTGATCTGCGAGATCATGGGAAGAGACGCCGGATGGCTCACCGCCGCCGCCGCGCTTCCTCGCGCGATAAATCCGCTTGATGCACCCGATTTGGTTTATCTTCCCGAGGTTTCGTTTGATACGGAGAATTTCATAAACAGGACAGAGCTGCTTTTAAAACAGAAAAATTCGGTTCTCATCGCGGTTTCCGAAGGAATACGCGATAAAGACGGCAAGTATATTTCCGCACAGGAACGCGGTGAAATGAAGGATGCTTTCGGGCACAAATATCTTTCAGGCACCGGAAAAACGCTTGAAATGATTGTACGGGAACGTATCGGCTGTAAAGTAAGATCCATAGAATTCAACCTTTTGCAGCGCTGCGCTTCTCATATAGCGTCGCTTACCGATATAACCGAGGCTGTCCTGGTCGGACGCACGGCGGCCGCCGCGGGAATAAAAGGCGAAACAGGCAAATTTGTTGCATTAGTCAGAACGCAGGGAGATAAATATTCATGCGTTACAAAGCTAATTGGAATTGAAGAGGTCGCAAACAAAATAAAAAAAGTACCCGCCGAATTTATAACACCGGATGGAAGCAATGTAACCGATACATGCGTTAAATATCTGCTTCCTTTGATTGCCGGAGAAGTAAATCTGGAATATGTAAACGGAATGCCGAAGCATTTCATTATAAAATGA
- the aroF gene encoding 3-deoxy-7-phosphoheptulonate synthase, with protein MIIENELILSKRDNHPQDTVVRIGNTAIGDGGFTVIAGPCTVDDRETLLLTAEKVKEAGARILRGGAFKPRTSPYAFSGLREKGIKFLASARALTGLPVVSEITDVSQLESFESIDVLQIGARNMQNYELLRALGKIKKPVLLKRGFANTVSELLYSAEYILAGGNPNVILCERGIRTFETETRFTLDLCAVPILKEMTHLPVIIDPSHAAGKSDFVAPFAAAAKAIGADGLIIEVHISPECAKCDGAQALTPEQFALLMKRLDGIPKFEK; from the coding sequence ATGATCATAGAAAATGAACTGATACTGTCAAAGCGTGATAACCACCCTCAGGATACCGTTGTGCGAATCGGGAATACAGCTATCGGCGATGGTGGTTTTACCGTCATTGCCGGTCCATGTACCGTTGATGATCGCGAAACGCTGTTGCTGACAGCTGAGAAAGTAAAAGAAGCCGGCGCTCGTATTTTACGCGGAGGAGCATTCAAGCCGCGTACCTCGCCTTATGCTTTCAGCGGGCTGAGAGAAAAGGGAATCAAGTTCCTTGCTTCAGCACGCGCACTGACAGGACTGCCGGTTGTTTCTGAAATAACCGATGTATCTCAGCTTGAATCGTTTGAAAGCATTGATGTGCTTCAGATAGGAGCGCGTAATATGCAGAATTATGAACTTTTAAGAGCGCTTGGAAAGATAAAAAAGCCTGTTCTGCTTAAGCGCGGGTTTGCGAATACCGTATCAGAGCTGCTTTACAGTGCGGAATACATTCTTGCAGGCGGAAATCCGAATGTAATATTATGCGAAAGAGGAATACGCACATTTGAAACTGAAACGCGCTTTACTCTTGATTTATGCGCAGTTCCGATATTAAAGGAAATGACGCATCTTCCGGTAATAATAGATCCGAGCCACGCCGCTGGAAAATCAGATTTTGTCGCTCCTTTTGCCGCGGCTGCGAAAGCAATCGGAGCGGACGGATTAATAATAGAGGTTCATATATCGCCTGAATGCGCAAAATGTGACGGAGCTCAGGCATTGACTCCGGAGCAATTTGCTTTGCTCATGAAGCGGCTGGATGGTATACCGAAATTTGAAAAATAA
- the metA gene encoding homoserine O-succinyltransferase: MPIKIPNALPAREILEHENIFTMNENRAQHQDIRPLRIVILNLMPTKVVTETQLFRLLSNTPIQIDITLLKMNTHISKNTPSSHLDSFYKSFDDIKNEKFDGMIITGAPVENLEFEQVDYWDELCDMMRWSKKNVHSTMYICWGAQAGLYFNYGINKYPAEKKVFGVFEHALVNPSHDLVKGFDEVFLAPHSRHSFVSAEDILNCPKVELLSYSDKAGVFLVASKSRRNVFITGHVEYDYDTLMKEYFRDRDKGLDIEMPYNYFPDDDPAKRPLNRWRSHAHLLFANWLNYFVYQETPYDLAQIVQEQ; encoded by the coding sequence GAATGAAAACCGTGCGCAGCATCAGGATATCCGTCCTCTGCGTATTGTGATTTTAAACTTGATGCCGACAAAGGTCGTGACAGAGACTCAGCTGTTCCGGCTTTTATCGAACACACCGATTCAGATCGACATCACTCTGTTGAAAATGAATACTCATATATCGAAAAATACACCTTCTTCTCATCTTGACAGCTTTTATAAGAGCTTTGACGATATAAAAAACGAAAAATTTGACGGCATGATAATAACAGGCGCTCCGGTTGAAAATCTTGAATTTGAGCAAGTTGATTATTGGGACGAGCTTTGTGATATGATGCGCTGGTCAAAGAAGAACGTTCATTCTACGATGTATATATGCTGGGGTGCTCAGGCCGGGTTGTATTTCAACTACGGCATAAATAAATATCCGGCGGAAAAGAAGGTGTTCGGTGTATTTGAACACGCTTTGGTAAATCCTTCTCACGATCTTGTAAAGGGCTTTGACGAGGTGTTCCTTGCGCCGCATTCGCGCCATTCATTTGTTTCCGCCGAAGATATTCTCAATTGCCCGAAGGTGGAGCTGTTGAGCTATTCGGATAAGGCCGGCGTTTTTCTTGTGGCTTCAAAGAGCCGAAGGAACGTTTTCATTACCGGTCATGTGGAGTATGATTATGACACTCTTATGAAAGAATACTTTCGCGACAGAGATAAGGGGCTTGACATAGAAATGCCATATAATTATTTTCCCGATGACGATCCCGCAAAACGTCCTTTGAACAGATGGAGATCACATGCACACCTTCTCTTTGCCAATTGGCTGAATTATTTCGTATATCAGGAAACGCCTTATGACCTGGCTCAGATAGTGCAGGAACAATGA